In the Alistipes provencensis genome, TTTCATTGGGAATCGGCCGGCTACTCGAAGGCGACGGACTGGCCGTTGATTTTCATGTCGCTGAAAACGGCTTCCGAGGTTTTCTTGCTGTCGCCGCTGTTGGCCGCAAGGCCGAGTAGCAACTTCCCGTCCTCGGGAAGTCCGCTGATGGTTACGGACTTCTCCGCACCGAACGTCGCGCCTCCGTCGAGCGAATAGGAAACGGAGAATTTGTCGCCTGCGCGTACGAGTCGCACGATGGGTTTTGCCCCTTCGGTTGTGGCGTCCGGAGCGCCTAATGCACCCTTGTTACCTTTTCCGGCGGCTTCGCTCCGGTTGGAGTAGTAGAACCCCGAGAGGCTTCGGGCCGCCATGGCGTGGATGAAATCGCCGCCCGATGCTGTTGTCACGTCGGGAGTGACCAGCAGGCCGGCCAATGCCTGATTGGTTTCTTTCAGGGCGGAAAAGGAGTCGACCTGTGCGGTCGCCACGAAATCGCCCGTAACCTCCCGATAGACGAATCCGAAGCTCTGTGCGCCGCTTTCGAATTTGCCGCAGGCCGTGAGTGTCAGCCGGCTCCCGTCGCAGACGGCTGTTGCAGGGGTCGTGCCGTTGGAAAGCAACGTCCAGCCGTTGCCGAGGTCGCTGCCGCCGGGCGTGGGGTCAGGATCGGTTCCCGGATCGGGGTCCGTGCCGCCGCCCGAGATGCCGCCGTTGTCAACCTCTTTCGGAGCTGTGGCGTAACCCGTCAGCTTGCCCACTCCGGCAGCCGAGGGTATGATCTCCGCGAGCCGTTCGGCATCGTCGACGATGTAGCCGTACGCGGGTTTGAAATCTTCGTAGGTGTACGGAGTCGCGAGTTTTGCGCCGTTGTAGGCTTTGTACTCCACGTTGGTGAAGGGGTAGGGCGACGTGATGTCGGCGGGTATGTTGTTGAAGACATTGCCGCGTTCGTAGAGGTATCCGGCTTCCGATCCCTGTAGGTTCGAGACCCAACTGCTGCCGCTCGGCTTGGCCGGGAAGGTACAGATGTCGGTAGGCAGTTTCACCCCCTCGAAGCAGTTGTCCTCGACGAGCACCATCGCTCCGTAGGCACTGCCGACACCGTAGGTGGTCACTTGGTTGAAGTAGTTGTTGTAGACGTGGGCGCGGCCGAAGCGGACGCGCGGGTGGCGCGAACTCGACAGGTCGAAGAAGTTGTGGTGGAACGTCACGGTGATCTTCGAGTCCGCCGTCTGGCTGTTCGAATGGCCCACAAGACACGATTTCTGGGTCTTGATGAAGTGGCACCACGATACGGTGACGTTACAACTCTGGTGCGTCACGTCGCACGAACCGTCCTCATAGTCCTTGGTCTGGTTCATCGACTCGAAGGTACAATGGTCTACCCAGACCTTTTCGGTTTCCTGCATCGAGATACCGTCGGCACCGTTGTCGGCTTTGGGCATTTTGATGTAGATATTGCGGATGACGATGTTCGAGGCCCTTTTGAGGAAGAATCCGATATTCTCCATCCGGAAATCGTCGGTGCCGCAAACCGTGATGTTCTTCGTGTCTTTGATGTCGAACCAAGGCGAACCGCTGTCGCGGCCGTTCTCCTTGGTGAATTTGCCGCTCAGCCAGACAATGGCCGGAACCTCGCTCTTGTTCTTCTCGCGCAGTTTGAGCCATTCGCAGAATTTGTTGCCGTCGTTGAAATGGTGTATGTTGGCCTCGGTGGCTGCGGCGCCGCCCGTCGTGCCTTCGGCATAGCCATAAAGTTTGTCCAGTTCGACGTTGCCCGTGACGGGTGGCGTCGGAACGTCCGGATCGGGGTCGGGTTCCGGGTCCGGACCGGGGTTCTCGACCGGTTTGCCGCCGCCCTCCTGCTCGGTGATGTTGGCAATGCGGACAGAGCCTCCTTCTGCGACGATGTCGGCATGGATCAGGACTTTCCGGCCGATGAGTTCGGGGTGGTCGACGACGTTCAGGCAGGCCTGAATCTCGGAGCCCTCCGGCAGTTCTACGCGAACGCACTTTTCGGGACGGTACTCGTTGGCCTTCGATGCCAGCAGGATGTTGCTGCGCGATGGGGTGTCGGAACCGACCGACATCGTGGTGACAGCGGCTTCGGCGCCGACGATGTAGCCTTTGATCCACACCTCGCTTTTCCCGTCGATGCCGTCGAGGTTGCCGACGAGGAGGGGGTCTTCCTTAGTCCCCGCGGGAGTCGTCGCAGGCGGTGTTGTCCCGGGATCTTCGGTCTTGTCGTCGCTGCATCCTCCGCCGAGCAGCGGAACGGCCAGCATGAGCAGTAGAAATCGTTTCATAGGGTCTTATGGTTTTAGGTTGATGTTGCCGATAACAAAATTAACCCGCCGGAGGTTATCCGGCGGGGAAATTCTATCCGTTTACAAGGAAAAATTGTCGCAGCGGGTCGGAATCCCGCCGGGATGCGTCTATTTCTTGGGTTCGTAGCGTCGGGCCAGTCCGCCCTCGGAGGTCTCGCGGTAGAGGCTCGGGAGGTTGTGTCCCGTCTCGTTCATCACCTCCACGACCTTGTCGTAGGAGACCAGATGGCGTCCGTCGGAGAGCGTGGCGTAGATGTTGGCATCGAGGGCGCGGGCTGCGGCGATGGCGTTGCGCTCGATGCAGGGGACCTGCACCAGTCCGCACACGGGGTCGCATGTGAGGCCCAGATGGTGTTCGAGCCCCATCTCGGCGGCGTATTCGATCTGCGAAGGGGTGCCGCCGAAGAGCTGGCAGGCTGCTGCGGCAGCCATGGCGCACGCCACGCCGACTTCGCCCTGACAGCCGACCTCGGCGCCCGAGATCGAGGAGTTGGTCTTGGCGACGTTGCCGAACAGTCCGGCCGTGGCCAGTGCCCGCAGGATGCGGATGCGCAGGAAATCGCGCGAGGTGGCGAGGTGGTAGAGCACAGCCGGTACGACGCCGCTCGATCCGCACGTCGGGGCCGTCACTACGGTGCCGCCCGAAGCGTTCTCCTCGGAGGTTGCCAGCGCGTAGGCGTAAATCTTGGCACGGGAGTTCAGCGAATCGGTGTAGCTTTTCGACTTGACCCAATAGGTCGAGGCCTTGCGGGCGACCTTCAGGCCGCCGGGCAGAACGCCGTCGTTGTTCAGGCCCCGCTGGATGGTCTCGCACATTACGGTCCATATCCGGTCGAGGTAGTCCCATATTTCGGGACCCTCGCAGTCGTTCACATACTCCCAGTAGGTCTTGCCTTCGCGGGCGCACCATTGCTGGATTTCCGTGATGGTGGACATGGGGTAGATGCTTGCGGGGACCTCCTGATGCGAAGTCTCGTTGGCGAGCGCACCGCCGCCGACGCTGTATATCGTCCACGAATCGACGACCTTGCCGGCTTTCAGTCCCTCGAACAGCATGCCGTTGGGGTGGAAGGGGAGTACGATCTCGGGTTTCCAGACGATCTCGGTCGGGGCTGTGGGTTCGAGCACCGAAAGGATGGCTACGTCCGTGAGGTGGCCTTTGCCCGTGGCCGCGAGCGATCCGTAGAGCGTCACGCGGTAGGCGTCGACGTCGCTGCACCGCTCCGCGAAGCGTTCCGCGGCCCGCTTGGGACCCATCGTGTGGCTGCTCGAAGGGCCGCTGCCGATCTTATAGAGTTCTTTGAGCGATTCCATAATCGTGATTTTACGGGAGTAAAGATAGGTAAAATTCTACAAGAAAAGGAGGAATAAACGTTTCTCACTTTTTACACTGCGCAGATGTGCGGAAGTCTCCCTTTTCAAAGGGGGATTTAGGGGGATTGTCTGTATGGGCCCAAGGGGCTACAAGAAAAGGAGGAATATTAATTCCTCCTTTTCTTGTAGCCCCACCGCGACTCGAACGCGAATTTAGGGTTTAGGAAACCCTCGTTCTATCCCTTGAACTATGGAGCCGTTAAACAATGCGGCGCGTCCGTCGCCGAACGCACCGCAAAGATAGTGCAAGCTGAATGCAAAAGCAAACTTTGCTTGTATTTTGCTGAGGCGCCGCCTATCTAAGCCGGGGTTTATTCCCGGCAAAGATAACAATTTTTTCGTTTTTTAGAAACTGAACCCTACGCCGATCGAAAATACGTTGGCGTGGAGCTTGTAGTTTCCCGAGAAGACCTCTTCGAGTTTACCGTCGGCATAGCCGTAAAGCGGATAGGAACCCGTGCGCTCGGGATCGGCCGACGAAACATAGCAGTAAGCCAGATCGATCGACATGAACTTGGTGGGGCGCAGGCTCAGACCGGCCGTATAGGAGACTTTGGTCATCGACGGGGTTTCGGGGTTGAGGTAGTCGCTGCTTACGGGACTTTCATCCACATACATACCCATACGGGCCGTGATGAAATCGGTCGCACGGTACTGGGCACCGAAACGGAAAGCCAGCGTGTTCGAGTAGTTCTTCACCGAATAGATGGGTTTGATACCCAGTTCCTTCTCATTGAAGACCACGTTCAGGGCTTTGTAGGCCGACCATCCGGTCCATTGCAGGTCTACGGCCAGCTCCCATTTCACGGCCGGGCGGAACGATACGGCCCACGTTACGGTCGTCGGAAGCGGCAGTTCGGCATTGAAAGTGCCTTTGTCGAGGCCCGGGATCAACTCCGTACCGGGGCTGAGTTCTCCGAGTTTGGCGATGAGTGCCGCTGCCTGCGGGTCGATGTTCATCGTTGCATGGCCTTTGCCCACTTTCATGTTCAGGCGCGAGCGGTAGGTCATGCCGACCGACCATTCGTCGGTGATGTCCCACAGGAAACCGGCATTCACACCCACGGCGACATCGGCGTCGCCTTTGAGTTTGGCCGATACCAGCGATTGGTTCATCGTGTTGTTAAGGTAGCCCTTGGCTCCCTCGAGCGTCTGGAGGGTCCCCTGTGTCTGCACCAGTTTTTGTTTGTAAGCCTCTTTCTCGGGACCATCGGGCAGGGCAGCTATTACTCCCTCGAGTTGCGTAATTCCGGCCTGAGCTGTGGCGATACCGGGATCGATCGTGCCGGAGATGAGTCCGCGGCGCATCGTGGGGGAGAGCAGCGACCGCGACAGGTCGAATTTACCCCATGCGACCGTCAGACCCGCGCCGATCGAAAGGCGGTCGCAGATCTTGTACGACACGGTGGGCTGAACGGTGTAGGCCGAGAGGTTGATCTCCTGTACGAGGTGTGCCCCCGACCAGTTGTCACCCCAGTTCATTGCGGAACCGTAGGGAGTGTAGAAACCCAGTCCGACGGCCAGCCGTTCGGTGGGTTTGTAGTTGAAATAGACGTGGATCGGGGTCGAGAGCTTATTGTCGGATTTCTCGGCCGGGCCGCTCTGGTAATCGTTTGTCAGGGTCGGGAGCGAGCGGTAGCTGACATTCGAGAGAATGCCCGTCATGCCGGCCGAAATGTCGAATTTCGACGTCTGGAATGCCGTGGCTGCGGGGTTGAAGTAGATCGACTCCGAGTTGAGCTTCATGGCCGTACCTACATGACCCATACCGGTCTGCTTGGCCGACATGTTGTTTACCTGATAACCCTCGGCGTATGCACCGGAGGCGATGGCTGCGGCGGCCAGAACGAGGAAAAGTTTTTTCATAACGAATTGGTTTGGTTTATACTCGGTGTGTCCGAAGACGCACAAAATCGGGGCAAAAGTAGGAAAACTATCCCCGAAGCCCAAACTTTTTGGTCTTAAATTCCCGAAAACTCTACTAAAAGGTATAAGATTGGATGAATTGGCAGGTCCATATATAAGAAGGTGCAACGCCTTGCGGGGCGCTGCACCTTCGTTTCGGGATTGCCGGCTGTTCTTATTGGCGGCTGTTGTAGGCTTCGAGCGCCTTGCCCAAAATGACGAGGGCCCGTTCGAGGTCCTCTTTTTTCAGGACATAGGCGATGCGGACCTCATTGCGGCCGCATTCGGGATCGGAATAGAAGCCCGACGCCGGGGCCAGCATGACGGTCTCGCCCTCGTATTCGAACTCCGAGAGGCACCATGCGCAGAATTTGTCGCTGTCGTCGACCGGGAGCCGCGCCACGGTGTAGAACGCCCCCATCGGGATCGGCGAGTAGACGCCGGGGATGCGGTTCAGTCCGTCGATCAGGCATTTGCGGCGCTCGATATACTCCTCGTAAACCTCCGTGCTGTACGACCGCGGGGCGTCGATCGAGGCTTCGGCGACGATCTGTCCGAGCAGCGGCGGCGAAAGGCGCGCCTGACAGAATTTCATCACGGCGTTGCGCAGTTTCTTGTTCTTGGTAATCAGCGCGCCGATGCGGATACCGCACTCGGAATAACGCTTCGAGACCGAGTCGATCAGCACGACGTTCTGCTCGATGCCTTCGAGGTGACAGGCCGAAATATAGGGTGAACCGGTGTAGATGAACTCGCGGTAGACCTCGTCGGAGAAGAGGAACAGGTCGTATTTTTGGACCATGTCGCGGATGCGGTCCATCTCGCGGCGCGTGTAGAGATAACCCGTGGGGTTGTTGGGGTTGCAGATCAGGATGCCGCGCGTGCGCTCGTTGATGAGTTTCTCGAACTCCTCGATGGGAGGCAGGGCGAATCCGTTCTCGATCGACGAGACGACGGGACGGATCACGGCGCCTGCCGAGATGGCGAAGGCCATGTAGTTGGCATAGGCCGGTTCGGGGACGATGATCTCGTCGCCGGGGTTGAGGCACGACATGAAGGCGAACAGCACGGCCTCGGAGCCGCCCGTGGTGACGATGATCTCCTCGGGGGTGAGTTTGATCTGGTACTGTGCGTAATAGGAGACGAGTTTCTCGCGCAGCGAATGGTAACCGTCGCTGGGGCTGTATTCCAGCACCTTGCGGTCGATATGCTTCAGCGCATCGAGACCCACCTGCGGTGTGGGCAGGTCGGGCTGTCCGATGTTCAGGTGGTAGATTTTGGTGCCCCGGGCGCGTGCGGCGTCGGCCAGCGGGACGAGTTTGCGTATCGGGGAGGCCGGCATCTGCTCGGCGCGGAGTGAAATTTCGGGCATGTGTGGGGATTTTGCGGGCCGGGTCATTCGACCTCGACCGTGGGATGGAACTTGATGACCTTGCGGGGCGGAATCTTCACGGCGGCACCCGTGCGCGGGTTGCGGCCTACGCGCTCGGAACGCTGCTGCACGCTGAACGTACCCAGCCCGGTCAGGGTCAGCCGTTCGCCTTCGCGCAGGGACTGCACCGTTACACGGATCATGGCGTCGACGGCCCTGCGGGCCTCGACCTTCGAGATGTTCGCGTCGAGAGCAATGGCCTCGACAAACTGCGCTTTGTTCATGGCTTCGCTGCGTGAGAAAATAACCTTCAAGGTCCTAACTTACTGACAAAGATATGCAAATTTCGGGAAAGAAGAAAATTATCTCCGGAATTTGCTTTTCGGGGCTGCGGGGTAGGAATAAAAACGCTGCATAGATTTGGCAGAATGGAAAATCGGTACTACTTTTGTCTCCGGAAAGTTGGCGGAGTGGTCGATCGCGGCGGTCTTGAAAACCGTTGAACCGCAAGGTTCCGGGGGTTCGAATCCCTCACTTTCCGCATCAAGCGAAAAACAAACGACGGCATCACCTCAGAAGAGGTGATGTTTGTATATTGGAAAAGGAGATGCTTGAAAATTATTTTTCAGACATCTCCTTTTCCAATATACATGGCTCCTGTGGAGCAGTAAACGTTGTTTGTTTTTCACTTGCAACTTAAGGCATCCGAGGGATCACGGAGCGCAGCGATGTAATTCCT is a window encoding:
- a CDS encoding pectate lyase family protein, with the protein product MKRFLLLMLAVPLLGGGCSDDKTEDPGTTPPATTPAGTKEDPLLVGNLDGIDGKSEVWIKGYIVGAEAAVTTMSVGSDTPSRSNILLASKANEYRPEKCVRVELPEGSEIQACLNVVDHPELIGRKVLIHADIVAEGGSVRIANITEQEGGGKPVENPGPDPEPDPDPDVPTPPVTGNVELDKLYGYAEGTTGGAAATEANIHHFNDGNKFCEWLKLREKNKSEVPAIVWLSGKFTKENGRDSGSPWFDIKDTKNITVCGTDDFRMENIGFFLKRASNIVIRNIYIKMPKADNGADGISMQETEKVWVDHCTFESMNQTKDYEDGSCDVTHQSCNVTVSWCHFIKTQKSCLVGHSNSQTADSKITVTFHHNFFDLSSSRHPRVRFGRAHVYNNYFNQVTTYGVGSAYGAMVLVEDNCFEGVKLPTDICTFPAKPSGSSWVSNLQGSEAGYLYERGNVFNNIPADITSPYPFTNVEYKAYNGAKLATPYTYEDFKPAYGYIVDDAERLAEIIPSAAGVGKLTGYATAPKEVDNGGISGGGTDPDPGTDPDPTPGGSDLGNGWTLLSNGTTPATAVCDGSRLTLTACGKFESGAQSFGFVYREVTGDFVATAQVDSFSALKETNQALAGLLVTPDVTTASGGDFIHAMAARSLSGFYYSNRSEAAGKGNKGALGAPDATTEGAKPIVRLVRAGDKFSVSYSLDGGATFGAEKSVTISGLPEDGKLLLGLAANSGDSKKTSEAVFSDMKINGQSVAFE
- a CDS encoding L-serine ammonia-lyase, iron-sulfur-dependent, subunit alpha, coding for MESLKELYKIGSGPSSSHTMGPKRAAERFAERCSDVDAYRVTLYGSLAATGKGHLTDVAILSVLEPTAPTEIVWKPEIVLPFHPNGMLFEGLKAGKVVDSWTIYSVGGGALANETSHQEVPASIYPMSTITEIQQWCAREGKTYWEYVNDCEGPEIWDYLDRIWTVMCETIQRGLNNDGVLPGGLKVARKASTYWVKSKSYTDSLNSRAKIYAYALATSEENASGGTVVTAPTCGSSGVVPAVLYHLATSRDFLRIRILRALATAGLFGNVAKTNSSISGAEVGCQGEVGVACAMAAAAACQLFGGTPSQIEYAAEMGLEHHLGLTCDPVCGLVQVPCIERNAIAAARALDANIYATLSDGRHLVSYDKVVEVMNETGHNLPSLYRETSEGGLARRYEPKK
- a CDS encoding OmpP1/FadL family transporter is translated as MKKLFLVLAAAAIASGAYAEGYQVNNMSAKQTGMGHVGTAMKLNSESIYFNPAATAFQTSKFDISAGMTGILSNVSYRSLPTLTNDYQSGPAEKSDNKLSTPIHVYFNYKPTERLAVGLGFYTPYGSAMNWGDNWSGAHLVQEINLSAYTVQPTVSYKICDRLSIGAGLTVAWGKFDLSRSLLSPTMRRGLISGTIDPGIATAQAGITQLEGVIAALPDGPEKEAYKQKLVQTQGTLQTLEGAKGYLNNTMNQSLVSAKLKGDADVAVGVNAGFLWDITDEWSVGMTYRSRLNMKVGKGHATMNIDPQAAALIAKLGELSPGTELIPGLDKGTFNAELPLPTTVTWAVSFRPAVKWELAVDLQWTGWSAYKALNVVFNEKELGIKPIYSVKNYSNTLAFRFGAQYRATDFITARMGMYVDESPVSSDYLNPETPSMTKVSYTAGLSLRPTKFMSIDLAYCYVSSADPERTGSYPLYGYADGKLEEVFSGNYKLHANVFSIGVGFSF
- a CDS encoding pyridoxal phosphate-dependent aminotransferase, with the protein product MPEISLRAEQMPASPIRKLVPLADAARARGTKIYHLNIGQPDLPTPQVGLDALKHIDRKVLEYSPSDGYHSLREKLVSYYAQYQIKLTPEEIIVTTGGSEAVLFAFMSCLNPGDEIIVPEPAYANYMAFAISAGAVIRPVVSSIENGFALPPIEEFEKLINERTRGILICNPNNPTGYLYTRREMDRIRDMVQKYDLFLFSDEVYREFIYTGSPYISACHLEGIEQNVVLIDSVSKRYSECGIRIGALITKNKKLRNAVMKFCQARLSPPLLGQIVAEASIDAPRSYSTEVYEEYIERRKCLIDGLNRIPGVYSPIPMGAFYTVARLPVDDSDKFCAWCLSEFEYEGETVMLAPASGFYSDPECGRNEVRIAYVLKKEDLERALVILGKALEAYNSRQ
- a CDS encoding HU family DNA-binding protein encodes the protein MFSRSEAMNKAQFVEAIALDANISKVEARRAVDAMIRVTVQSLREGERLTLTGLGTFSVQQRSERVGRNPRTGAAVKIPPRKVIKFHPTVEVE